A stretch of Paludisphaera borealis DNA encodes these proteins:
- a CDS encoding adenine phosphoribosyltransferase: protein MSASASIDVRDWIRDIPDFPKPGVLFKDITPLLSNPDAFRTSIDQLEEQFRDRGVDVIAAAEARGFIFGAPLAVRMNAGFVPIRKPGKLPYATIAQEYALEYGNDRLEIHSDALAPGRRVLLIDDVLATGGTMRACCDLVNSTGAELIACAFIIELSFLGGRAKLEPSEVFSLITY from the coding sequence ATGTCAGCGTCCGCGTCTATCGACGTCCGCGACTGGATCCGCGACATCCCCGATTTCCCCAAGCCGGGCGTCCTGTTCAAGGACATCACGCCGCTTTTGAGCAATCCGGACGCCTTCCGGACCTCGATCGACCAGCTTGAAGAGCAGTTCCGCGACCGGGGGGTCGACGTCATCGCCGCGGCCGAGGCGCGCGGGTTCATCTTCGGCGCGCCGCTGGCCGTCCGGATGAACGCCGGCTTCGTGCCGATCCGCAAACCGGGCAAGCTCCCCTACGCCACGATCGCCCAGGAATACGCGCTCGAATACGGCAACGATCGGCTCGAAATCCACTCCGACGCCCTCGCGCCCGGCCGCCGCGTCCTCCTGATCGACGACGTGCTGGCCACCGGCGGCACCATGCGCGCCTGCTGCGATCTGGTGAACTCGACCGGCGCCGAGCTGATCGCCTGCGCCTTCATCATCGAGCTGTCGTTCCTGGGCGGACGCGCCAAGCTCGAACCCTCCGAAGTCTTCAGCCTCATCACGTACTGA
- a CDS encoding DUF1569 domain-containing protein: protein MTPGRRTIRYGSLDEVMPDVERLLEGHTTVGAWSLAQICRHLATVARRVVDMPASTPSDPSQWVGEDKKRQVLESGAIPEGLPGPPEIMPLETLDAREEAEGLRQAIAHYRASAGPVIPHRLFGPLTKAEWDRLQLIHLAHHLSFAVPTSPK, encoded by the coding sequence ATGACCCCGGGACGAAGAACCATCCGTTACGGAAGCCTTGACGAAGTCATGCCCGACGTCGAGCGGCTGCTGGAAGGCCACACGACGGTCGGCGCCTGGTCGCTGGCCCAGATTTGCCGCCACCTGGCCACCGTCGCCCGCCGCGTGGTCGACATGCCCGCCTCAACCCCCAGCGATCCGTCGCAATGGGTCGGCGAGGATAAGAAACGGCAGGTGCTTGAATCGGGTGCCATCCCCGAAGGCTTGCCCGGGCCGCCGGAAATCATGCCCTTGGAAACGCTCGACGCACGCGAGGAGGCCGAGGGGCTCCGGCAGGCCATCGCCCATTACCGGGCCTCGGCGGGCCCGGTGATCCCCCACCGCCTGTTCGGCCCGCTGACCAAGGCGGAATGGGACAGGTTGCAGCTCATCCACCTGGCCCATCACCTGAGCTTCGCCGTGCCGACCTCCCCGAAGTGA
- a CDS encoding SRPBCC family protein produces the protein MTTFSTKRAIPASPSSVFAAFQNPDRLARWWGPHGFTNTFETFEFQPGGKWVFSMHGPDGKTYPNESMFVSIVPNSEIVIRHVCQPHFQLTITLQEHPAGTLLAWEQAFDDDSVANAIRHIVETANEQNLDRLCAEVQSDALSAS, from the coding sequence ATGACGACTTTCTCGACGAAGCGAGCGATCCCTGCCAGCCCGTCCTCCGTCTTCGCCGCTTTTCAGAATCCCGATCGCCTCGCAAGATGGTGGGGCCCCCATGGTTTCACCAACACATTCGAGACCTTTGAGTTCCAACCGGGCGGCAAGTGGGTCTTTTCCATGCACGGCCCCGATGGAAAGACTTATCCCAACGAATCCATGTTCGTCTCAATCGTCCCGAACAGCGAAATCGTCATTCGGCACGTCTGCCAGCCGCATTTTCAACTCACGATCACCTTGCAAGAACATCCTGCCGGCACGCTCTTGGCATGGGAACAGGCGTTTGACGACGATTCCGTCGCCAATGCGATTCGCCACATCGTCGAAACCGCGAACGAGCAAAACCTCGACCGCCTGTGCGCCGAAGTCCAATCCGACGCTCTGTCCGCTTCCTGA
- a CDS encoding CRTAC1 family protein — translation MLRLRLILAAALSSALLSCTKPNAPIEPVPRSVLDAPPPAPPGPVIPQFVDVAESAGLKRVLYCGGPDKDHILESVGTGGAFIDYDGDGRLDVYLVNAWALDEQPSRVRLKGRNALYRNKGDGTFEDVTDKAGVCDESWGCGVSAADYDGDGRVDLYVTNFGPNRLYRNRGDGTFEQVAEKAGVADPGWGAGSAFFDSDGDGDLDLYVANYIDATMDDVLSARRTTVWREKVKVLSGPFGMRGGRDRFYRNNGDGTFRDATDEAGMTDTAESYGLGVLASDLDFDGDVDVFVANDSNPNFLYRNNGDGTFTEIGAWSGAGVNGNGVAQAGMGVDAADFDGDGRPDVLVTTFAQDSASIYHNDGDLAFRDVSASIGLKAITYQALKWGCAFFDADHDADVDVVIANGHIYPQVDQAPELNESYRQLPFLLRNDKGRLTDVSRDAGPGMQIAVSGRGLAVGDYDDDGDLDLLVTAMDAPPLLLRNDTPRSGHWLKLRLLNRHGSPAIGTRAIFTAGGKAQHREIRSGSSHQSQNALELHCGLGPSATVDHVEIVWPGGRKTVLDHVEADRTVTVREP, via the coding sequence ATGCTCCGTTTGCGATTGATCCTGGCGGCGGCCTTATCGTCCGCGCTTCTCTCATGCACCAAGCCCAACGCCCCGATCGAACCGGTCCCGCGATCGGTTCTGGATGCGCCGCCGCCCGCCCCGCCGGGACCGGTCATTCCTCAGTTCGTCGACGTCGCCGAGAGCGCCGGGCTCAAGAGAGTTCTTTATTGCGGCGGCCCCGACAAGGACCACATTCTTGAGTCGGTCGGTACGGGGGGCGCGTTCATCGACTACGACGGTGACGGCCGGCTGGACGTCTACCTCGTCAACGCCTGGGCCCTCGACGAGCAGCCGTCGCGGGTTCGGCTCAAGGGGCGCAACGCCCTTTATCGCAATAAGGGCGACGGCACGTTCGAGGACGTGACCGACAAGGCCGGGGTTTGCGACGAGAGCTGGGGCTGCGGCGTCTCGGCGGCCGATTACGACGGCGACGGCCGGGTCGACCTTTACGTGACCAACTTCGGCCCCAACCGCCTGTACCGCAATCGCGGCGACGGCACGTTCGAGCAGGTCGCGGAGAAGGCCGGCGTCGCCGATCCGGGCTGGGGCGCGGGGTCGGCCTTCTTCGATTCCGACGGCGACGGCGACCTCGATCTGTACGTCGCCAACTACATCGACGCGACCATGGACGACGTCCTCTCGGCCCGCCGCACCACCGTCTGGCGCGAGAAGGTGAAGGTGCTTTCCGGCCCGTTCGGCATGCGAGGCGGCCGCGACCGCTTCTACCGCAACAACGGCGACGGCACGTTCCGCGACGCGACCGATGAGGCCGGGATGACCGACACGGCCGAATCGTACGGCCTCGGCGTGCTCGCCTCCGACCTCGATTTCGACGGCGACGTCGACGTCTTCGTCGCCAACGATTCGAACCCCAATTTCCTCTATCGCAACAACGGCGACGGCACGTTCACCGAGATCGGCGCGTGGAGCGGCGCCGGCGTCAACGGCAACGGCGTGGCGCAGGCCGGCATGGGCGTCGACGCGGCCGATTTCGACGGCGACGGCCGCCCCGACGTCCTCGTTACCACGTTCGCCCAGGATTCGGCCTCGATCTACCACAACGACGGCGACCTCGCCTTCCGCGACGTTTCGGCCTCCATCGGCCTCAAGGCAATCACCTACCAGGCCCTGAAATGGGGATGCGCCTTCTTCGACGCCGACCACGACGCCGACGTCGACGTCGTCATCGCCAACGGCCACATCTACCCCCAGGTCGACCAGGCCCCGGAGTTGAACGAGTCGTATCGCCAGCTCCCCTTCCTGCTCCGCAACGACAAGGGCCGACTCACCGACGTCTCGCGCGACGCCGGCCCCGGGATGCAGATCGCGGTCTCCGGCCGCGGGCTCGCAGTCGGCGATTACGACGACGACGGCGATCTCGACCTCCTCGTCACCGCGATGGACGCGCCGCCGCTCCTCCTCCGCAACGACACCCCCCGATCGGGACACTGGCTGAAGCTGCGCCTGCTCAACCGCCACGGCAGCCCCGCCATCGGAACCCGAGCGATATTCACGGCCGGCGGCAAGGCCCAGCATCGGGAAATCCGCAGCGGCTCATCCCACCAATCGCAGAACGCCCTGGAACTCCACTGCGGCCTCGGCCCTTCCGCGACCGTCGACCACGTCGAAATCGTCTGGCCCGGCGGCCGCAAGACGGTCCTCGATCACGTCGAAGCGGACCGAACGGTCACGGTTCGTGAGCCTTGA
- a CDS encoding aldo/keto reductase: protein MVESDDLRFTRMALNNGSGAIPALGFGTLIPDPVATKTATKAALEAGFRQLDASERYRNEKEVGEAIQEVFKAGKIKREEVFIATKLWNNNHRPERVKPAFEASLRRLQLDYVDLYLIHTPFAFQPGDEQDPRDANGDVIYDKGVTLLDTWRALEGLVDEGRCKAIGLSDVSLAQTKEIFEAGRIKPAVVHVESHPYLPQWDLLDYCRQNGVVLQAFAALGHSSKPNLLEDPVITAIAKRVDKTPAQVLLAWAIQRGTALLTTSKTPSRIKENFEVSTLPEEAVQEISEGIKSRVRFNSVVETGVPGFIPRG from the coding sequence ATGGTAGAGAGCGACGACCTTCGCTTTACGAGGATGGCCCTCAACAATGGATCCGGCGCCATCCCCGCCCTCGGCTTCGGCACGCTGATTCCCGACCCCGTGGCAACCAAAACCGCGACCAAGGCGGCGCTGGAGGCGGGATTTCGCCAGCTCGACGCTTCGGAACGCTACCGGAATGAAAAGGAGGTCGGCGAAGCGATCCAGGAGGTGTTCAAGGCGGGGAAGATCAAGCGGGAGGAAGTGTTCATCGCCACGAAGCTATGGAACAACAATCACCGCCCTGAACGCGTCAAACCCGCCTTCGAGGCCAGTCTGAGAAGACTCCAACTCGACTATGTCGATCTCTATCTCATCCACACGCCCTTTGCTTTCCAACCCGGAGACGAGCAGGACCCGAGGGACGCGAACGGCGATGTGATTTATGACAAAGGCGTGACATTGCTAGACACATGGAGGGCGTTGGAGGGGCTGGTGGACGAGGGCAGATGCAAGGCCATCGGATTGTCCGACGTCAGCCTGGCCCAGACGAAAGAGATCTTTGAAGCGGGGAGGATCAAGCCTGCAGTCGTTCACGTCGAATCCCATCCATATCTCCCGCAATGGGACCTCTTGGACTATTGCAGGCAGAACGGCGTCGTGTTGCAAGCGTTCGCGGCGCTGGGGCATAGCAGCAAGCCCAATTTGCTGGAAGATCCGGTCATCACCGCTATCGCCAAGCGAGTCGACAAGACCCCGGCGCAGGTGCTGCTCGCCTGGGCCATCCAGCGCGGGACGGCCCTGCTGACCACCTCGAAGACCCCCAGTCGGATCAAGGAGAACTTTGAAGTCTCCACCCTTCCTGAAGAAGCCGTGCAGGAGATCAGCGAAGGAATCAAGTCGCGGGTCAGGTTTAATTCCGTAGTGGAGACCGGCGTTCCCGGATTCATCCCCAGAGGATAG